A stretch of Kaistella flava (ex Peng et al. 2021) DNA encodes these proteins:
- a CDS encoding protein kinase domain-containing protein has product MQIYIDKEILGKGGNGVVWSVENNKSELFAKKTIKHYKKTIHYKRFCDEIEVIKNNPHIGVIKIVDYYIPETASKKTPYYIMPIGTPLKQCLPIFQLEKIWNFVVKIIDTVQFLHNKEITHRDIKIENILVVDDYPTISDFGLANFPKQKRVSRLNEKIGPIFTIAPEMRRISSVAEYKKADVYSLAKTVWVILTKKWTSFDGQYNTHSSISLKNYVDLKINESTNFGEPNYFSLVVLDKLLFDATHNDPDKRPTIQEFKERFNFWLESNDNYQLRNRIEWEDAIRKMYPISVPLNSKWENIEEIKDILEIIFRNYDNLNHTFFPYSGGLDLIDIGIIKINSKKYLMINNEYFLEPECLYFESMNDFSWSYFRLEVKTNMSFFGKNIHRNEEMIYIDDSMNIYEKKVKNSKSINFILQSSFLIVQKTANINSLKGKLDHYMGIHNKMTNDEYKILLQKIKTSANN; this is encoded by the coding sequence ATGCAAATATACATTGATAAAGAAATACTAGGAAAAGGAGGAAATGGGGTTGTATGGAGTGTTGAAAATAACAAAAGTGAACTATTTGCTAAAAAAACTATTAAACACTATAAAAAAACCATACACTACAAAAGATTTTGTGACGAAATCGAAGTAATTAAAAATAATCCACATATTGGAGTAATTAAAATAGTTGATTACTATATTCCTGAAACTGCATCAAAAAAAACTCCTTATTATATAATGCCAATTGGTACTCCATTAAAACAATGCTTACCAATATTTCAATTAGAAAAGATATGGAATTTTGTAGTAAAGATTATTGACACTGTACAATTTCTTCATAATAAAGAGATAACGCATAGGGATATAAAAATTGAAAATATACTTGTTGTAGATGATTATCCTACAATATCTGATTTTGGTCTTGCAAATTTTCCCAAACAAAAAAGAGTATCTAGATTAAACGAAAAAATAGGGCCTATATTTACTATTGCTCCCGAAATGCGAAGAATTTCTTCAGTTGCAGAATATAAAAAAGCAGATGTTTATTCTCTTGCAAAAACAGTTTGGGTTATTTTAACTAAAAAATGGACAAGTTTTGATGGTCAATACAATACTCATAGTTCAATTAGTTTAAAAAATTATGTTGATTTAAAAATAAATGAATCTACAAATTTTGGAGAACCAAATTACTTTTCACTAGTCGTTTTGGATAAACTACTTTTCGATGCTACACATAACGACCCTGATAAAAGACCAACAATTCAAGAATTTAAAGAGCGATTTAATTTTTGGCTTGAAAGTAATGATAATTATCAATTAAGAAATAGAATTGAGTGGGAGGATGCTATTCGAAAAATGTATCCAATCTCTGTTCCCCTAAATTCTAAATGGGAAAATATTGAAGAAATTAAAGATATTTTAGAAATTATTTTTAGAAATTACGATAATTTGAATCATACCTTTTTCCCCTATTCTGGAGGTTTAGACTTAATAGATATTGGTATTATCAAAATTAATTCTAAGAAATACTTAATGATTAACAACGAGTATTTTTTAGAACCAGAGTGTCTTTATTTTGAATCTATGAATGATTTTTCTTGGAGTTATTTCCGATTAGAAGTAAAAACTAATATGTCTTTTTTTGGGAAAAACATCCACAGAAATGAAGAAATGATTTACATTGATGATTCTATGAATATTTACGAAAAGAAAGTTAAAAATTCAAAATCAATAAATTTTATATTACAAAGTAGTTTTCTTATCGTACAAAAAACAGCTAATATAAATTCATTAAAGGGTAAACTTGACCATTATATGGGTATTCACAACAAAATGACAAATGACGAGTATAAAATTTTACTTCAAAAAATAAAAACTTCTGCTAATAACTAA
- a CDS encoding helix-turn-helix domain-containing protein has protein sequence MHDSLDEIERFIINKVKDIRKSKGVSQTTLSLAIGKSTTFISDIEAPSKKAKYNTIHLNLIAIALDCSPKDFLPQKPILEKKYEFIKKIEVDK, from the coding sequence ATGCATGATTCACTTGACGAAATTGAACGTTTTATTATAAATAAAGTTAAAGATATTAGAAAAAGTAAAGGTGTTAGCCAAACCACATTATCTTTAGCTATAGGCAAAAGCACGACCTTTATAAGTGATATCGAAGCTCCTTCAAAAAAAGCAAAATATAACACTATCCATTTAAACTTGATCGCAATAGCGCTTGATTGCTCACCTAAAGATTTCTTACCTCAGAAACCCATACTTGAGAAAAAGTATGAATTTATAAAAAAAATTGAAGTAGATAAGTAG